One Thermoproteota archaeon genomic window carries:
- a CDS encoding twin-arginine translocation signal domain-containing protein, whose product MSRRDFLKGLTVVAIGSMIAPVKLSVAAEEEVPELPWPYEELDVEYVRKLGHLGYYAFECAGGSFWAIMTALKEKVGY is encoded by the coding sequence GTGTCTAGGAGAGACTTCCTAAAAGGTCTAACTGTTGTGGCCATCGGGAGCATGATCGCCCCCGTTAAGTTATCTGTGGCGGCTGAGGAAGAGGTGCCGGAGCTCCCCTGGCCCTACGAGGAGCTTGACGTTGAGTACGTGAGGAAGCTGGGTCATCTGGGCTATTACGCATTCGAATGCGCTGGTGGGAGCTTCTGGGCCATAATGACGGCGCTCAAGGAGAAAGTAGGTTATC